The DNA window AACTAGATGATGAACATGACGTCTGAACATACTTTTCTACAGAACTTGCACCACATAGCGATAACGCGAAATTGCCGATTTGGTGTTGTTGTCGAGGATACAGAACGTTGCTCTCTCGAGATTTGCCAGACAGTGATTGAGCACTGGCCACGAGAGCAACGTATTCTATGTTTCGGTTTCAACGGTGGCGAGCGTTGTTGCAACTTATCCACTCATCAAGGCCAGCAAATCTTGGGGCAAGAAAGCCATTTAATGATTTGGAATTTATCCCAGCCTTGGGATGCGAATAGTTTCAGTGCAGCGATAGGAACGTTGTCTGGTGGTGGATTACTGATTTTTATTGGTCAGTTGCAAGAGTCTTCGGCGGCCAATCAATGGTTAAATCAGAAATTGTCTCATCTGTTGCGGTTGACGAGACAATCTGTGCCAGCCCTACCCTCAGAGCATATGACTGGACAAGACAATGACCCGTATAGCGAGCAGCAGACCGCTGTCGATTCCATCCTGCGTGTTGCCAAAGGACATCGCAAACGTCCATTGATTCTCACCGCTGATAGAGGACGAGGGAAAACCAGCGCTTTGGGAATTGCGAGTGCCGAACTGATGCAATCAAGCCAGCTTCGCATCGCCGTTACTGCGCCCACAAAACGTGCCATCGTCCCTTTGTTTACTCATTTACTCGCGCACGCCCCGGATGTCTCGCAACGCAAAGACGGCTTCTACCTCGGCCAAGCATCGCTTAAATTTGTGGCGATGGACCAACTGCTACAAGAACTTGATCTCTACGATTTCGTTTTGGTGGATGAAGCCGCCGCGTTTCCTGTTCCTATGCTGCAATCATTAGTCGAGCAACATCATCGCCTTGTATTTTCGACCACGATCAATGGCTATGAAGGATGCGGGCGTGGTTTTACTCTGACGTTCCAGCGGTGGCTAAGGCAGCAACGGCCCGAGACCCGTCTTATGCATATGACTCAACCCATCCGATGGTGTTCTGGCGATCCGCTTGAAGCATGGTATCGCGATACGCTGTTGTTAAACCATCGGTTACCGACGCTTAAAGACGCTACAGGTTATGAGTTACGTCAACTGACGGCGCAGAACATGCTTGATGACACTGGGTTGTTGCAGCAGATTTTTACGCTATTGGTGAGTGCCCATTATCAAACGTCTCCTAATGATGTCTTCCAAGTACTCACGGATGAGGCGATACGCATCGTCGCAGCATTTCGAGGAGATACGGTCGTCGGGTGTGTATTAGGCGTCTTAGAAGGCCAGTTGGATCCTTCACTTGTGACGGATATTTGTTTGGGTAAACGACGGCCTCGAGGGCATTTGGGGGCGGTCACGTTGGCCAATCAATTAGGCATTGCCAGCGCGGCTGAGCAAGCGAGTCTGAGAGTGATGCGAATTGCTGTTCACCCAGACGTTCAAGGGCAGGGGATTGGCAGTCAGTTGCTGCGTTTTGTTGGCGATCAAGTGCGCACAGATTTTCTTTCCACCAGTTTCGGTTGCACTCCTTCCTTGTTAGCGTTTTGGCGTAACAACGGATTTGTCACCGTTAAGTTAGGCTCTAAACGTGATCAGGCGAGTGGCCGCTATTCTGCACTCATGGTTAAAGCGAATAACCTCCAGTGGTTAGCTGAGGCATTACAACAATTTCGCACACAGTTGCTGTTTGAATTGAATGATACTTTTCGCGCCGTCGAGACAGCGGTGTTAATGCCGTTAGTGGGAGAGGCGCTTATCGGGCAAACGTATCCAGTGAGTGATGTATCTTACTCATTGGTACATCGCTATGCGTTGGGCGGCAGTAATTATGAATCTGTCGCGGGTAACCTATATCAGATTATCCTCGCGCGTCTTACTATGCAGCAACCCGTGTCGAGTCTATTGTTTAATAAAGTGGTCCAAAAACGTTCATGGGGCGAATGCGCTCGGCAGCATAATTTGACTGGGAAAAAGCAGGTTGAACAGACAATCTGTGCGGAGCTGCAAACGTGGGATTATTTACAGTGTAAATGAGGGTGTGAGTCGGCTAACTATTTACACTGTAAATGGAAGGCTGTTATTGGTTAGGTTTACACTGTAAATTGTCAATCAATGCTAACCTCGTTTATATTTACAGTGTAAATTAGCAGGTGAGGGGGGATAAGCGATCTCATCGTGTTTTTCGTGCTAACTGTCTTTGTAAGTACCATAAAGTTAGGTAAACTGAAAATCTATAAATTACTTCGGGTTAGGCTATATGTGGAAAGACTTTGTCGGACTTGATAACGACAATTCAAGAGTGATTGCGAAGATGACTGAATCACAGACATTCGATTCAGCACTAGACAAGCGAGCATTAAAGGATGCATTGCAAGAGCTTGGTGTTGCAGACTATTGTCCCTTGGATGAAGGCATTGATAAATTCCTTAATGCTGGACGTTCGGGAGATGCGTCTGTTTATCAGGGATTCGTGGTAGCAGAAAAACGCAACGCGACGCTCGAGATCACCGTCTCATCCAATCAAATGCAGGCAAGCATGACAGTGACTGGTGCTTATGGCGGTCGGTCACTGATTGCTGACGAGATTGTCAAAGCGATTTCTGATGCGGGGATCAAAAAGGGCATTCATAAGCCAAGCCTGAAGAAAGTGCTTGTTGCGAGTCAAGCACTCAAACCGGGGGAAACATTTACCCAACTCTTCGCACAAGGTAAAGACGTGGAAGATGGTAAGAACGCTTATCTGAAACCCCTGATTAAGGACGTCATGAAACGGGTTCTTGCTCCGAAAGACAATGATGCTTTTAAAGTCGATATGCGAGACTTCGGTAGCACCATTACTGTAGAAGAAAATGACCCTGTGATGGAGCGCTTGTCTGCCACTCCTGGCCGCGAAGGATTTAATGTACTCGGTGAGATTCTTGCTCCAAAACCGGGTGAAGATGTCACGTTACAAGAAGGCAATGGAACACATATTTCTCCTGATAATCCGAATATCTTGCTTGCGACAACCTCTGGCATGCCCATTATTCGAGATAAAACCGTTGATGTGGAGCAGGCGCTTTGCTTAAACAATGTGAGCGTTGCAACAGGCCATGTTAAGTTTAAGGGCTCGGTGATTGTTGCCGGAGACGTCGAACCCGGTATGATTGTCCGCGCAACAGGCGATGTCACGGTGGGTGGATTTATTGAATCGGCGAATGTGCAGGCCCAAGGAAGTATTACTGTTGCGAAAGGCATCATTGGCCACTCTGAACAAGATGATGATACTAAAACGTGTGTCGTGAAAGCCGGTGGCGCCATTAAAGCCAATTATGCTCAGTATGCAGAACTGCAAGCTAATCACGATATCTATCTCACCGTACACGCGATGGGAAATGACATTCGCTGTGGCGATAATCTGTATGTCACCGATGAAAATAGCACACAAGGTACATTAAGCGGTGGCCATGCTAAAGTCGGTGGTAAAGTGGTGTGTTATCAATTGGGCGTGGAAGGGGATACGGCCACGGTCATTGAGGCTTACGCCAAATTTGCTTTACAAAAAGAACGTTTGGCGAAGCAAAAAGCCTTGTATGTGAAAGCGCAAGAGGCAACGATGGACATCGTTCGTAAAGAACTGGTCGTTAAAAAACGCGATAAAAGTGAGCGCTCTCAAGAGGACATTGATCTCATCGACCATCAGAAAAAAGTCGCGACCGCACAGATGGAGAAAGCGAAGCTAGCGGTAGAAAAAACCAATGAGCAGCTTGATGTCTTACTGAAAGAGAACACAGTAGAAGCCACTAACAAAGTCTTCACCCATGTTACGATATGTTTTGGTGGCGAGAAAGTGACGACTAAGCGTATCCATGGTCCTTCGGTATTTTATTTCAATCAATACGAAATCCAATGCGAAGCCAAAATGAATAATGAAGATATTCCCGTAGGTGATGAGAGTATCACGATCTAGATAGAGACAAATGATAATGTGTGGTTTCGAGTTCATTCATTAAAAGCAATGGATGGAATGTCTATTGGATCTTGAAAACACACTGAGGCAAAGTTGGAGTAAAAATGGAACTTGCAGATATGCGCCGCGAATATACTCGCGGAGGTTTAAGACGAGATAACTTACAAACAAACCCTGTTGATCAGTTTAACTTATGGTTATCTCAGGCTGTGGATGCAAAGTTGACGGACCCAACGGCCATGACGGTTGCGACCGTTGATGAGCATGGGCAACCTTTTCAACGTATTGTTCTTCTAAAGAACGTGGAAGAGGATGGGTTTGTTTTTTATACCAATTTAGGAAGTCGTAAAGCCCAACATATAGAACATAATCAACGGGTCAGTTTGCACTTTCCATGGCATCCATTAGAGCGGCAAGTTCATATCACTGGAGTCGCTGAGAAATTGACGGCTAAAGAAAATATGCGTTATTTCACTTCGCGTCCCAAGGACAGTCAAATTGCGGCCATTGCCAGTCGTCAGAGTCGTCGTATTTCAGCGCGTGGTGTCTTAGAAGCGACGTTTTTAGAATTGAAAAAGAAATTTGCCCAAGGAGATATTCCAGTTCCTAGTTTCTGGGGTGGGTTTCGCATTCGACCAACCAGTATCGAGTTTTGGCAGGGAGGTGAAAATCGATTGCATGATCGTTTTCTATATTCTCGGGAAGGGAATGAATGGATAATTGACCGTCTCGCGCCTTAATTGAGTTGAGCTTAGTGATAGAGGCTGAGGTTCCACGCTGGTATGGTCATTTTCTTTCTCTACGCCATTTTAAGCAATGTTACTGTGTAACCCATACCAATGCTTGCCTTTCTCGTTTTATCACTGTTAGGGTTAATTATAGAAAGCCATATTTTTTAGGTTTTCTCTCAATTATTACGAACAATGCTTTTTTCAATGCCTCGGTTTCAACAGGTATCACATAAAATAAAAAAAGGGAGCTATGCTCCCTTTTTTTATTTGTGCTTGTTTATGCTTATTGCAGTTCTCTGACGACTCTAAAACCGACATAGTTTGCGGCAGTATCAGGCGCAATGAATAAATGACTATACGCTTTTGCTACGTCAGGTGAGAAACTCCAGGCTCCACCTCTTGCCATTCCTCGCTCATCGTTGGTCCATTCCCACACATTGCCAACCATATCATAAAAGCCAAAATGATTAGGGTCGAAAGACTTGACCGGTGAGGTACTTTTGTTTGACCACTGACTACCGGACCAGCCAGTATTGGCATGATTGGCACCAAATTCATCCCCCCACCAGTAGTCACTTTGACTGCCTGAGCGAGCAGCAATTTCCCATTCGTTAGTGCTAGGCAGGCGGTATTTGAATCCAGTTTGCTTGGAGAGCCAAGCGGTATACGCCTGAGCATCGTTTTTGCTGACACAGGCAACTGGGTGTTTAGCCGTTTGTCTAAAGCCTGGATTACGCCAGTAGCTGTCGGAAAGCGGGGTAAATTGGGTCTCATTCACTGAGATACATAAGTGTTTAAGTTCCGCATCCGTTTGATAATTCGTTTGATTAATGAAAGTTTCAAACTGACCAACTGTCACAGGAGTCGCTCCCAATGCGAAAGCATGATCAAGGACGATCTTATGGTTTGCGTGTTCTCCGA is part of the Vibrio zhugei genome and encodes:
- the pdxH gene encoding pyridoxamine 5'-phosphate oxidase translates to MELADMRREYTRGGLRRDNLQTNPVDQFNLWLSQAVDAKLTDPTAMTVATVDEHGQPFQRIVLLKNVEEDGFVFYTNLGSRKAQHIEHNQRVSLHFPWHPLERQVHITGVAEKLTAKENMRYFTSRPKDSQIAAIASRQSRRISARGVLEATFLELKKKFAQGDIPVPSFWGGFRIRPTSIEFWQGGENRLHDRFLYSREGNEWIIDRLAP
- a CDS encoding GNAT family N-acetyltransferase → MTSEHTFLQNLHHIAITRNCRFGVVVEDTERCSLEICQTVIEHWPREQRILCFGFNGGERCCNLSTHQGQQILGQESHLMIWNLSQPWDANSFSAAIGTLSGGGLLIFIGQLQESSAANQWLNQKLSHLLRLTRQSVPALPSEHMTGQDNDPYSEQQTAVDSILRVAKGHRKRPLILTADRGRGKTSALGIASAELMQSSQLRIAVTAPTKRAIVPLFTHLLAHAPDVSQRKDGFYLGQASLKFVAMDQLLQELDLYDFVLVDEAAAFPVPMLQSLVEQHHRLVFSTTINGYEGCGRGFTLTFQRWLRQQRPETRLMHMTQPIRWCSGDPLEAWYRDTLLLNHRLPTLKDATGYELRQLTAQNMLDDTGLLQQIFTLLVSAHYQTSPNDVFQVLTDEAIRIVAAFRGDTVVGCVLGVLEGQLDPSLVTDICLGKRRPRGHLGAVTLANQLGIASAAEQASLRVMRIAVHPDVQGQGIGSQLLRFVGDQVRTDFLSTSFGCTPSLLAFWRNNGFVTVKLGSKRDQASGRYSALMVKANNLQWLAEALQQFRTQLLFELNDTFRAVETAVLMPLVGEALIGQTYPVSDVSYSLVHRYALGGSNYESVAGNLYQIILARLTMQQPVSSLLFNKVVQKRSWGECARQHNLTGKKQVEQTICAELQTWDYLQCK
- a CDS encoding DUF342 domain-containing protein; its protein translation is MWKDFVGLDNDNSRVIAKMTESQTFDSALDKRALKDALQELGVADYCPLDEGIDKFLNAGRSGDASVYQGFVVAEKRNATLEITVSSNQMQASMTVTGAYGGRSLIADEIVKAISDAGIKKGIHKPSLKKVLVASQALKPGETFTQLFAQGKDVEDGKNAYLKPLIKDVMKRVLAPKDNDAFKVDMRDFGSTITVEENDPVMERLSATPGREGFNVLGEILAPKPGEDVTLQEGNGTHISPDNPNILLATTSGMPIIRDKTVDVEQALCLNNVSVATGHVKFKGSVIVAGDVEPGMIVRATGDVTVGGFIESANVQAQGSITVAKGIIGHSEQDDDTKTCVVKAGGAIKANYAQYAELQANHDIYLTVHAMGNDIRCGDNLYVTDENSTQGTLSGGHAKVGGKVVCYQLGVEGDTATVIEAYAKFALQKERLAKQKALYVKAQEATMDIVRKELVVKKRDKSERSQEDIDLIDHQKKVATAQMEKAKLAVEKTNEQLDVLLKENTVEATNKVFTHVTICFGGEKVTTKRIHGPSVFYFNQYEIQCEAKMNNEDIPVGDESITI